ACCCTATGGAACAACTCCCTTTAAGCCCACGCTATCGCGCGGTGCATAATCTGCAACGGCTTTTAGACTCAGGCTCTGAAAGGTGTATAGGTTGTGGGCTGTGCGAAAAGATTTGCACGAGCAATTGCATAAGGATCATCACGCATAAGGGCGAAGACAACCGCAAAAAGATCGATTCTTACACGATCAATTTGGGGCGTTGCATTTATTGCGGGTTGTGCGCGGAAGTTTGCCCAGAATTAGCGATTGTTATGGGGAATCGGTTTGAAAACGCCAGCACCCAACGCTCCCAATACGGCTCTAAAAGCGAATTTCTAACGAGCGAACAAGACGCTAAAAACTGCTCGCATGCCGAATTTTTAGGCTTTGGTGCGGTAAGCCCTAATTACAACGAACGCATGCAAGCCACCCCTTTAGATTATGTCCAAGAGCCTTCAAAAGAAGAATCCAAAGAAGAGTCTCCAAGCCCAGAAAGTAATAAGGGAGATGAAAATGTTTGAAACCATTGCCTTTTATTTCTTTGCGGTCCTTACTTTAAGCATGGCGTTAGTGGTGATCACCACCACGAATATCCTCTATGCCATTACCGCTCTCGCTAGCAGCATGGTTTTTATCTCTGCTTTTTTCTTTTTGCTAGACGCTGAGTTTTTGGGCGTGGTGCAAATCACGGTGTATGTGGGCGCGGTCATTGTGATGTATGCGTTTGGCATGATGTTTTTCAACTCCGCTGCAGAAGTCATTGAACGCAAGCAAAGCCCTAAAATCTTGTGCGTTCTTTCATTTGGCGTGGCGCTGTTGCTCACCTTGATTTTAAGCGCTCCTAGCATTGGCGAAAACCTTTCTAATCAAGTCAATTCCAACACTATTGATACGCAAATCCCCAACATTAAAGCGATTGGTTATGTGCTTTTTACCAATTACCTCATCCCTTTTGAAGCAGCGGCTTTAATGCTTTTAGTCGCTATGGTTGGAGGCATCGCTACAGGGATTCAAAAAATCCATGGGAAAAATCACACGCAATTTATAAAGGAATCTCTATGATAGGGTTAAACCACTATTTGATTGTTTCAGGGTTGCTCTTTTGCATTGGTTTAGCGGGCATGCTGAAACGCAAAAACATTCTGTTACTCTTTTTTTCTACAGAGATCATGCTCAATGCGATCAATATCGGTTTTGTAGCGATCTCTAAATACACGCACAATTTAGACGGGCAGATGTTCGCGCTCTTTATTATCGCTATTGCCGCTAGTGAGGTGGCTATTGGTTTGGGCTTGGTGATTTTGTGGTTTAAGAAATACAAGAGCTTAGACATTGATTCTTTAAACGCTATGAAGGGTTGAGCATGCAGTATTCTTCTTTGCTGTCAGTGGTGTTGTTCTTGCCTTTAATCGGTGCGGTTTATGCGGGGCTGTTTGGGGCTAAAGCTAAGGCGTTGCATGTGGGCGTTTTCAATTCTTTGTGCGTACTGGTTTCTTTCATTGGTGCGGTGGTTCTTTTCATTCAAGCATGGCATCATCAAAGCTATGAAAAATATTTGTTTGATTGGATCGTGGTAGGGAATTTTAAAGTCGGCTTTTCTCTCATGCTGGACAATATCAATGCGGTCATGATTGTCGTGGTCACTTTAGTTTCTTTCTTAGTGCATGTGTATTCTATAGGCTATATGGAGCATGATACAGGGTTTAACCGCTATTTTTCCTATCTCAGTGGCTTTGTGTTTTCCATGCTGGTGTTGGTGTTGAGCGATAATTTTTTAGGGCTTTTCATTGGTTGGGAAGGGGTGGGGCTATGCTCTTACTTGCTCATTGGCTTTTGGTATCATAAAACAAGCGCAAACAACGCTTCTATTGAAGCCTTTGTGATGAACCGGATCACGGATTTAGGCATGCTCATGGGGATTATTTTGATCTTTTGGAATTTTGGCACCCTCCAGTATAAAGAAGTCTTTAACATGCTCAATAACGCCGATTATTCCATGCTCTTTTACATTAGCGTGTTTCTTTTCATTGGTGCTATGGGCAAGAGCGCACAATTCCCTATGCACACATGGTTAGCCAACGCTATGGAGGGGCCAACCCCTGTATCCGCTCTCATCCATGCAGCGACGATGGTAACCGCTGGGGTGTATCTGGTCATTAGAGCCAATCCCTTGTATAGCGCGGTGTTTGAAGTGGGCTATTTTATCGCATGCTTAGGGGCGTTTGTGGCTCTTTTTGGAGCGAGCATGGCTTTAGTCAATAAGGATTTAAAACGCATTGTGGCTTATTCCACGCTTTCTCAATTAGGCTATATGTTTGTAGCGGCCGGTCTTGGGGCTTATGCGATCGCGCTTTTCCACCTCTTCACGCATGCGTTTTTCAAATCCCTCCTTTTCTTAGGCTCAGGAAATGTCATGCATGCGATGGAAGACAATTTGGATATTACCAAAATGGGCGCTTTATACAAACCTATGAGGATCACAGCTATCTTTATGATTATAGGTTCAGTGGCTTTGTGCGGGATTTACCCTTTCGCAGGATACTTTTCCAAAGACAAGATTTTAGAAGTGGCTTTTGGAATGCACCACCACATTTTATGGTTTGTTCTTTTGATTGGGGCGATCTTTACCGCTTTTTATAGCTTCAGGCTCATCATGCTGGTGTTTTTTGCCCCCAAACAACATGAAATCAACCACCCCCATGAAGCCAAAAATTTCATGCTTTTAAGCATGTTGCCGTTAGGGATTTTGGCGGTCATTGCCGGGTTTTTTGAAGAGCCGTTTTTTCATTTCATCTCTCAAGTGATCCCTAGCGTTGGAGAGTATCCCGTCCCGCTCGCTCTTTTAATCAGTATCACCACCATAGTGGTGTTGTTGAGTATCGCCTATGCCATATTTAAATATAAAAATGGTATCACTTCCAAAAAAGAGGGGGGCTTTTTATACAAGCTCTTGCTCAACCAATACTATATCCCGCAACTCTATCAAGGGATTGCAAAAGCTTTTAGCGCCATCGCTTCATTCTTGCACCAAGTCGTGGAATTAAAAATCATTGATGCGATAGTGGATGCTATAGGAAGAAGCGTTTTTGTTATAGGGCGCGTGTTTAGAATCAGTCAAGATGGGAATTTAACCTCCATGCTGCGCTTCATGGTGGCTGGGGTTTTAATCTTATTAGCGTTTGTAGCTTTTTTTGGGAGATAAGAAATGCAGTTTTTACATGCGCATCTTTTAAGTGTGGTGATCTTTTTCCCCATGCTGAGCGCGCTATTAGCGTTCTTTATGAGCGATCAAGCGAGCAGGGCGTATGCGATCGTCATCGCTTTGATTGAATTGTTATTAATCTTGTTGTTGTGGCATGGGTTTGATATTCAAACAGCCGGCATGCAGTTTGAAGAAATGAAGGAATTAGTCTATCAAATTGGCGTGAATTACCATGTGGGCGTTGATGGCATCGCACTCTTTTTGTTGCTCTTAAACGCTATCGTGGTGTTATTGTCCGTGATTTATGTCAAAGAGCGTCGTAAAGACTTTGCGATTTGTCTGTTGTTGTTAGAGGGGATTTTAATGGGCGTGTTTTCTTCTCTCAATATGATCTTTTTCTACGCTTTTTGGGAAATCTCGCTCTTGCCGGTTTTATACCTCATCGGTCGTTTTGGCCGTAACCATAAAATCTATTCCGGCATGAAGTTTTTCCTCTACACCTTTTTAGCGTCATTATGCATGCTTTTAGGCATTTTATACATTGGGTATTACTACGCTAGCAATTACGGCATGATGAGTTTTGATATTTTAGATTGGTATCAGTTGAACTTTTCTAGTGGGGCTAAAGCCTGGCTCTTTGTAGCTTTCTTAATAGGGATTGCGGTTAAAATCCCGCTCTTTCCCTTACACACATGGCTGCCTTATGCGTATTCTAACGCTCCTACTTTAGGCTCTGTCATGCTTTCAGCCTTGCTTTCTAAAATGGGGACTTACGCCTTATTGCGCTTCTTGCTCCCGCTTTTTCCTGAGCTTTCAGAGATTTATTTAACCCCCATAGCCATTGTGGCGCTATGCATGATCATTTATGGAGGTTTTCTAGCCTACGCTCAAAAAGATTTAAAAACCCTCATCGCCTATAGCTCGTTCTCGCACATGGGAGTCGTGGTGCTTGGGGTTTTTTCTTTCAATGTTGAGGGGATTTCAGGGGCGGTGTTTATGATGTTTGCGCATGGTATTATCGTCATGGGATTATTTTTGCTCGCTGGCATCTTAGAAGAACGCGCCAGCAGTTTAGAAATCGCTCGCTTTGGATCCATCGCTAAAAACGCTCCTATTTTTGCAGCCTTTTTTATGATCGTTTTAATGGCGAACGTGGGCATGCCTTTAAGCATTGGTTTTGTGGGAGAGTTTTTGAGCTTGTTAGGGTTTTTTGCCACTTACCCTCTTTTGGCTATCATTGCCGGGACAAGCATCATCCTGTCAGCGGTTTACATGCTCACCTCATATAAAGATGTCTTCTTTGGCAATTTGAAAACCGGGAACAACCAAATCAGCGTGTTTGAAGATTTGAACGCTCGTGAGGTAGGGGTTTTGAGCGTGATTTTAGCTTTGATCTTAATTTTAGGGATTTATCCTAAAATGCTTTTAAAACCGATTGAGCAAGGCTCTAAGCAGCTTTTAGAGGTGATAGAAATCCGCTCGCTCCCTTTTTTAGGTTCATTGGATACTAAGATAAAAGAGGTCTCTTATGTTAATAGATAGTCTCCACATCTCTTTTGATAGCTTTAATTTTGAGAGCATTTTGCCCATGCTGGTGTTGGTGTGTGGGGGGATTTTCACGCTCTTAATCAACGCTTTCACTTCCAGGTTTTCACGCAATTTGAATGTGTTTTTATGCATGCTCTTTTTGGTTTTAGATTTTTTGGTGGTTTTAGGATTAGAAGAGCAAGAAAACGCCTTTTTTGGGTTTTTGAGCGTGGATACGCTCTCGCTCATCTCTCAAAGCATTGTCTTGATTTCAGCCTTTTTGCTCATTTTCTTAGCCCTTTCAAAAGAACGCTTCAACGAATTTCAAACCGCTGAATTTTATTCCTTATACTTGCTTATTGTTGCTGGCTTTCAGTTCATGGTTTCAAGCAACCATTTGTTGTTAATCCTTATTGGGTTAGAGACAGCGTCCTTACCCCTTTGTGTGTTAATGGCGTTGAGCGATAAACGCTACGGCTTAGAAGCAGGGATCAAGTATTTCACCATGGGGGCAATGGCGAGCGCGTTTTTTGCTATGGGGGCTATGGCCTTTTACTTGCTTACAGGGAGCTTGAATCTTGAAGTCATTACCCTATACTTACACACTGAGGGCATCACAAACCCCATGCTCTTTGCGATGGGCGCTATCTTTTTGATTGGAGCGATTGGCTTTAAGGTTTCTTTAGTGCCTTTCCATACCTGGATGCCTGATGTGTATGAGGGCAATAACCCGGTCTTTGCGAGCTATATTTCCATTGTGCCTAAAATCGCTGGCTTTGTGGTAGCGACTCGCCTTTTTGGGGCGTTTATAGACACTCGCATCGCTTGGGTAGAAGACATTTTTTATGTTTTGATTCTTATGACTATCACCATCCCTAATTTCATTGCTTTATGGCAAGAAGATGTCAAAAGAATGCTCGCTTACAGCTCCATTTCGCATTCTGGGTTCGCTTTAGCGTGCGTGTTTATCCACACTGAAGATAGCCAACAAGCGATGTTTGTTTATTGGTTCATGTTCGCTTTCACTTACATTGGGGCTTTTGGCCTTTTATGGCTCTTAAAAAGCTGGGAAAAAACATGGGATGAACGCTACGATCACCCTTATTCCAAATTCAACGGCCTTATCAAAACCCACCCTTTAGTGGCGATCTTGGGCGCTATTTTTGTTTTTGGGCTTGCAGGGATCCCGCCTTTTAGCGTGTTTTGGGGGAAATTTTTAGCCGTTGAAAGCGCTTTAGAGAGCAATCACATTCTTTTAGCGGTGGTGATGTTAATTAATAGCGCGGTGGCTGCGTTTTATTATTTCCGTTGGCTCGTGGCGATGTTTTTCAATAAGCCCTTACAAAGCTACGCTCAAAACGATATTTACACCCAAAACGCTACCATGCCTATTTATGCGGTCATTATTGCTATGGCGTTAGCGTGCTTGTTCTCTGTGTTTATGATGCGAGGGCTTTTAGAGTTTGTGGCTTAAGTCAAAAATCTTTCTTTTAATGGGCTTACTCTCCCATTCGCTCAACGCCTTAAGCCTCACGCTCACGCAAGGCAAAGAAGGGGGGGAAGATTTTTCGGTTTTAACCTTACGACACAATAAGGCGTTTTCTTGCTCTTACGTTAATGAAAAACCGCCAAGCGGGATTGAAGCGTCTTTATCCATTATACGCGCTAAACGCCCCATAGAATGCGTGATAGACTCCATTCCTAAAGAGGGCTTTACCCCTTTAGAAAACGCTTTTTTCAATATCACCTATTCTATGCACCAACAACAATTCATTTTACATATTAAACCCAAAGTGATGCGAAGGCTCACCCTTTTTTCTTTTGATAGGGATTATAAAAAAGCGATCCCCCTTTTTGTGGAAAACGATCCTAAAGCCAAAACGTGGCAAATCATAGGCTATGATCAAAACATCCCTTTTTTGAGCGAAAAAGACAACGCTCAAAAAGGCTTGAATTTCCCCATTGTCATTAAAGACGCTCAAACCCCTATCATTCAAGAACTGGATGTGAATAACAAACCCCTACTCACCACAAAGGGCTATGATTTAAACGCTTATTTAGAGGCTAAAAAACAAATGGATTCGCAAGCCTATTTTGACGCTTTACGCACGATTAGCCGCGCGTTTAAAAACTACCCTCAAACGATTTTTAAAAAAGATTTGTATTTATTAGAAATTATCGCATTAGGCCAATTAGGCATTAAAAAACCCTTACTCATAGACATTGGCGCCAAGTGGATTAAAAATTACCCAACTGATCCCAGTATCCCTGAAGTGTTATACTATGTCGCCAAAGCTTTAGACGAAAACAACAATTACAAACAGGCCATGCGCTATTACAAACGCATTCTTTTAGAATATAAGAACTCGCGCTACGCTCCTTTAGCCCAAATGCGTTTAGCCATTGAAGCGGCTGAAGGCTCTGATTTGAGCAACGCTAGCATGCTTTTTAAAGAAGCTTTTTCTAACGCCAAAGACAAAGAGAGTGCGAGTGAAATCGCCCTTAATTGGGCTGAAGCAGAGATAAACTATCAAAACTTTAACAACGCTAAATACCTCATTGATAAGGTGGTTCAATCCAACCCTGATTATATTTCTATGCATAGCGAATCAGCCCTAGACTTGCTCAAGTTATTGAAAAAAAACCAGATGAATGCAAGCGCAATTGAAATCGCTCACTTGCTCCTTAATCAAGATGATGATTTAAAAGCTAAAGAGCAAGCGCTTTATGATTTAGGGGCGTTGTATGCAAGGATCAAGGACTTTAAAAACGCCCACCTTTACAATCTGCAATATTTGCAAGACCATGCAGAATTGGATAGAGCTTCTGTCGTTAGAGCACGCGATGAAAAAGCCCTTTTTTCAATGGAGGGGAACACGCAAGAAAAAATCGCCCACTACGATAAAATCATTCAAAATTTCCCTAATTCTAATGAAGCCCTAAAGGCTTTAGAATTGAAAGCCCAACTCTTGTTTGACAACAAGCGTTATGCTGAAGTGTTAGGCATGCAAAAAAATTTGCCTAAAGATTCCCCTTTGATCCAAAAAACGCTCAATATCCTTGCTAAAACCCCACTAGAGGACAATCGTTGTGAAGAAGCCTTAAAATATTTATCCCAGATCACAGCCTTTGCATTCAGCCCCAAAGAAGAAATCCAAGCCTTTGATTGCTTGTATTTCGCATCGCTCAAAGAAAAAGCGCAAATCATTGCCCTAAACGCTTTAAAAGCGGCTAAAACCCCTAGCGAGAAATTGGTATGGCTTTATCGTTTGGGGCGCAATTACTACCGCTTAGGGGATTTTAAAAATTCCACTCTGGCCTCTAAAGACGCTTTAACTCTCGCTCAAAACTTGAATAAAAAAGAATTTTACGATATTGCTTTTGTTTTATTTTCAGATTACATGCAAAACAATGAAAAAGAATTGGCCCTTAATTTGTATGCGTTTTTAGAAAAGCATTTCAAAGACGATAAACGCATGGCGTTGGTTTATTTTAAATTGCTAGAAAATGAAAAAGACCCTAAAAGCGTCAAAATTTATGCCACAAGCTTACTCAAACTCCAAGACGCTTATAAGGACTATTCTTACACGCCCTTTAGCGAATTTGCCCTCATTGACGCTTACAGAACCACCAAAGACTATTTAAAAGCGCTAGAAACGCTAGACAAGCTTTTAAACCGCAGGCTTTCTTTAGAAGATCACCAAAAAGCCTTATACTTGCAATCTGGCTTATTGGATCTAACCAATCAAAAAGCAAAATCTAGAGCCAGTTTGGAAAAATGCGTTCAGTTAAAGCAAAAAGATCAAACAAACGCATGGCAAAATTTATGCGAACAGGGTTTAAATTTATTCAAAAACAAGGAGTCATAACATGGACATTAGCATTTTTAGAGAATATGATATTAGAGGCATTTACCCCACCACTTTAGATGAAAAGAGCACCTTTAGTATCGGCGTAGAGTTAGGGAAAATCATGCGAGAATACGATAAAAGCGTGTTTGTAGGGCATGACGCCAGGGTGCATGGGCGATCGCTTTTTGAAGCTTTGAGCGCGGGGTTACAATCAAGCGGCTTGAAAGTGTATGATTTAGGGCTAATCCCCACACCGGTAGCGTATTTTGCGGCCTTTAATGAAATAGACAACATCCAATGCCCCAATTCCATCATGATCACTGGCTCTCACAACCCCAAAGAATACAACGGCTTTAAAATCACGCTCAATCAAAACCCGTTTTATGGCAAGGACATTCAAGCTTTAAAAGACACGCTTTTAAACGCCAAGCATGAAATAAAACCCCTAAAAGAAACACCAAAGAAAGCCAATGCCCTAGAAGCGTATCAGCGCTATTTGATCAAGGATTTTAAGCATTTAAAAAACCTTAAATACAAAATCGCCCTGGATTTTGGTAATGGCGTGGGAGCGTTAGGCTTAGAGCCTATTTTAAAGGCTTTAGACATTGATTTTTGCAGCCTTTATAGCGATCCTAATGGGAATTTCCCTAACCACCACCCAGACCCTAGCGAAGCGAAAAACTTAAAAGATTTAGAAAAACACATGCAAGAAAACGCTATTTCTATAGGCTTTGCTTTTGATGGCGATGCGGACAGAATTGCGATGTTAAGCTCTCATCATGTTTATGCGGGCGATGAATTAGCGATTTTATTCGCTAAACGCTTGCATGCTCAAGGCATCACCCCCTTTGTGATCGGCGAAGTCAAATGCTCTCAAGTGATGTATAACACGATCAATGCTTTTGGCAAGACACTCATGTATAAAACCGGGCATAGCAATTTAAAAATCAAACTCAAAGAAACCCATGCGCATTTTGCGGCTGAAATGAGCGGGCATATCTTTTTTAAAGAGCGCTATTTTGGCTATGATGACGCTCTTTATGCATGCTTAAGGGCTTTAGAATTATTGCTTGAACAAACCCCAAGCGATTTGGAAAGCACCATTAAAAACCTCCCCTATTCCTACACCACGTCTGAAGAAAAAATCGCCGTGAGCGAAGAAGAAAAATTTGAAATCATTCATAACCTGCAAGAAACGCTTAAAAACCCGCCAAGCCATTTCCCTAAAATCAAAGAAATAATCAGCATTGATGGCGTGAGAGTGGTTTTTGAACATGGCTTTGGGCTTATTCGTGCAAGCAACACCACCCCCTATTTAGTCAGCCGCTTTGAAGGCAAGGATGAAATAACGGCGTTAGAATATAAAAGGGCGTTGCTCAATTTATTAGAAAAACTTTAAAATAGAGCTTGGGATAATCTCATTTCTTATCCCTTACTCTTAAAAATATTAGATCAATTAAACAAATCGCTTTAAAACTACACATAAAATCATAAGATCTCAAATTTTTTGCACTATTTAAGCTAATCCTAAGCTTATTATAATGAAAAGTTTTAAATTAATTGTAAAGGATTTTTATGAATACAAATAATCATAACAATGAGAAAAAGAATACTATTACTCGTAGGATGAAAATCGCTCACAATAGTCTTCCGGAAACAGACATGAAAGCCCACATGGAACCGAAGTGGCGCAAACTAGCTAACATAA
This is a stretch of genomic DNA from Helicobacter pylori. It encodes these proteins:
- the nuoI gene encoding NADH-quinone oxidoreductase subunit NuoI codes for the protein MAKQEYKQLPKRAEVHSATEQFKDTVKTSLGLDLFKGLGLTIKEFFSPSVTIHYPMEQLPLSPRYRAVHNLQRLLDSGSERCIGCGLCEKICTSNCIRIITHKGEDNRKKIDSYTINLGRCIYCGLCAEVCPELAIVMGNRFENASTQRSQYGSKSEFLTSEQDAKNCSHAEFLGFGAVSPNYNERMQATPLDYVQEPSKEESKEESPSPESNKGDENV
- a CDS encoding NADH-quinone oxidoreductase subunit J; this encodes MFETIAFYFFAVLTLSMALVVITTTNILYAITALASSMVFISAFFFLLDAEFLGVVQITVYVGAVIVMYAFGMMFFNSAAEVIERKQSPKILCVLSFGVALLLTLILSAPSIGENLSNQVNSNTIDTQIPNIKAIGYVLFTNYLIPFEAAALMLLVAMVGGIATGIQKIHGKNHTQFIKESL
- the nuoK gene encoding NADH-quinone oxidoreductase subunit NuoK translates to MIGLNHYLIVSGLLFCIGLAGMLKRKNILLLFFSTEIMLNAINIGFVAISKYTHNLDGQMFALFIIAIAASEVAIGLGLVILWFKKYKSLDIDSLNAMKG
- a CDS encoding NADH-quinone oxidoreductase subunit L, giving the protein MQYSSLLSVVLFLPLIGAVYAGLFGAKAKALHVGVFNSLCVLVSFIGAVVLFIQAWHHQSYEKYLFDWIVVGNFKVGFSLMLDNINAVMIVVVTLVSFLVHVYSIGYMEHDTGFNRYFSYLSGFVFSMLVLVLSDNFLGLFIGWEGVGLCSYLLIGFWYHKTSANNASIEAFVMNRITDLGMLMGIILIFWNFGTLQYKEVFNMLNNADYSMLFYISVFLFIGAMGKSAQFPMHTWLANAMEGPTPVSALIHAATMVTAGVYLVIRANPLYSAVFEVGYFIACLGAFVALFGASMALVNKDLKRIVAYSTLSQLGYMFVAAGLGAYAIALFHLFTHAFFKSLLFLGSGNVMHAMEDNLDITKMGALYKPMRITAIFMIIGSVALCGIYPFAGYFSKDKILEVAFGMHHHILWFVLLIGAIFTAFYSFRLIMLVFFAPKQHEINHPHEAKNFMLLSMLPLGILAVIAGFFEEPFFHFISQVIPSVGEYPVPLALLISITTIVVLLSIAYAIFKYKNGITSKKEGGFLYKLLLNQYYIPQLYQGIAKAFSAIASFLHQVVELKIIDAIVDAIGRSVFVIGRVFRISQDGNLTSMLRFMVAGVLILLAFVAFFGR
- a CDS encoding NADH-quinone oxidoreductase subunit M, translating into MQFLHAHLLSVVIFFPMLSALLAFFMSDQASRAYAIVIALIELLLILLLWHGFDIQTAGMQFEEMKELVYQIGVNYHVGVDGIALFLLLLNAIVVLLSVIYVKERRKDFAICLLLLEGILMGVFSSLNMIFFYAFWEISLLPVLYLIGRFGRNHKIYSGMKFFLYTFLASLCMLLGILYIGYYYASNYGMMSFDILDWYQLNFSSGAKAWLFVAFLIGIAVKIPLFPLHTWLPYAYSNAPTLGSVMLSALLSKMGTYALLRFLLPLFPELSEIYLTPIAIVALCMIIYGGFLAYAQKDLKTLIAYSSFSHMGVVVLGVFSFNVEGISGAVFMMFAHGIIVMGLFLLAGILEERASSLEIARFGSIAKNAPIFAAFFMIVLMANVGMPLSIGFVGEFLSLLGFFATYPLLAIIAGTSIILSAVYMLTSYKDVFFGNLKTGNNQISVFEDLNAREVGVLSVILALILILGIYPKMLLKPIEQGSKQLLEVIEIRSLPFLGSLDTKIKEVSYVNR
- the nuoN gene encoding NADH-quinone oxidoreductase subunit NuoN: MLIDSLHISFDSFNFESILPMLVLVCGGIFTLLINAFTSRFSRNLNVFLCMLFLVLDFLVVLGLEEQENAFFGFLSVDTLSLISQSIVLISAFLLIFLALSKERFNEFQTAEFYSLYLLIVAGFQFMVSSNHLLLILIGLETASLPLCVLMALSDKRYGLEAGIKYFTMGAMASAFFAMGAMAFYLLTGSLNLEVITLYLHTEGITNPMLFAMGAIFLIGAIGFKVSLVPFHTWMPDVYEGNNPVFASYISIVPKIAGFVVATRLFGAFIDTRIAWVEDIFYVLILMTITIPNFIALWQEDVKRMLAYSSISHSGFALACVFIHTEDSQQAMFVYWFMFAFTYIGAFGLLWLLKSWEKTWDERYDHPYSKFNGLIKTHPLVAILGAIFVFGLAGIPPFSVFWGKFLAVESALESNHILLAVVMLINSAVAAFYYFRWLVAMFFNKPLQSYAQNDIYTQNATMPIYAVIIAMALACLFSVFMMRGLLEFVA
- a CDS encoding flagellar protein; amino-acid sequence: MWLKSKIFLLMGLLSHSLNALSLTLTQGKEGGEDFSVLTLRHNKAFSCSYVNEKPPSGIEASLSIIRAKRPIECVIDSIPKEGFTPLENAFFNITYSMHQQQFILHIKPKVMRRLTLFSFDRDYKKAIPLFVENDPKAKTWQIIGYDQNIPFLSEKDNAQKGLNFPIVIKDAQTPIIQELDVNNKPLLTTKGYDLNAYLEAKKQMDSQAYFDALRTISRAFKNYPQTIFKKDLYLLEIIALGQLGIKKPLLIDIGAKWIKNYPTDPSIPEVLYYVAKALDENNNYKQAMRYYKRILLEYKNSRYAPLAQMRLAIEAAEGSDLSNASMLFKEAFSNAKDKESASEIALNWAEAEINYQNFNNAKYLIDKVVQSNPDYISMHSESALDLLKLLKKNQMNASAIEIAHLLLNQDDDLKAKEQALYDLGALYARIKDFKNAHLYNLQYLQDHAELDRASVVRARDEKALFSMEGNTQEKIAHYDKIIQNFPNSNEALKALELKAQLLFDNKRYAEVLGMQKNLPKDSPLIQKTLNILAKTPLEDNRCEEALKYLSQITAFAFSPKEEIQAFDCLYFASLKEKAQIIALNALKAAKTPSEKLVWLYRLGRNYYRLGDFKNSTLASKDALTLAQNLNKKEFYDIAFVLFSDYMQNNEKELALNLYAFLEKHFKDDKRMALVYFKLLENEKDPKSVKIYATSLLKLQDAYKDYSYTPFSEFALIDAYRTTKDYLKALETLDKLLNRRLSLEDHQKALYLQSGLLDLTNQKAKSRASLEKCVQLKQKDQTNAWQNLCEQGLNLFKNKES
- a CDS encoding phosphomannomutase/phosphoglucomutase, with protein sequence MDISIFREYDIRGIYPTTLDEKSTFSIGVELGKIMREYDKSVFVGHDARVHGRSLFEALSAGLQSSGLKVYDLGLIPTPVAYFAAFNEIDNIQCPNSIMITGSHNPKEYNGFKITLNQNPFYGKDIQALKDTLLNAKHEIKPLKETPKKANALEAYQRYLIKDFKHLKNLKYKIALDFGNGVGALGLEPILKALDIDFCSLYSDPNGNFPNHHPDPSEAKNLKDLEKHMQENAISIGFAFDGDADRIAMLSSHHVYAGDELAILFAKRLHAQGITPFVIGEVKCSQVMYNTINAFGKTLMYKTGHSNLKIKLKETHAHFAAEMSGHIFFKERYFGYDDALYACLRALELLLEQTPSDLESTIKNLPYSYTTSEEKIAVSEEEKFEIIHNLQETLKNPPSHFPKIKEIISIDGVRVVFEHGFGLIRASNTTPYLVSRFEGKDEITALEYKRALLNLLEKL